The genomic window GCTGCCGTGCTCGTCGCCGGCGCGATCGGCGCCGTCGCGCGCTACGGCCTCAGCCGCGCGCTCCCGGTGCGCGATGGCCGCATCCCGCTCGGCATCCTGATCGCCAACGTCGCGGGCTCGGCCGTCGCCGGAGTCGTCATCGGCCTCGCCGAGCGCGCAGCGGTCGGCGACGACGTCCGGGTCGTGCTGGTGACCGGGTTCTGCGGCGGCCTCACCACGTTCAGCACGTGGACGGTCGAGACCGTGGAGCTCGCCCTCGCGCGCCGTGCCCGCGC from Agromyces sp. LHK192 includes these protein-coding regions:
- the crcB gene encoding fluoride efflux transporter CrcB; its protein translation is MTAALTPWIAAAVLVAGAIGAVARYGLSRALPVRDGRIPLGILIANVAGSAVAGVVIGLAERAAVGDDVRVVLVTGFCGGLTTFSTWTVETVELALARRARAAVANVAVTLAAGLAACAAAYLLAR